In a genomic window of Gigantopelta aegis isolate Gae_Host chromosome 9, Gae_host_genome, whole genome shotgun sequence:
- the LOC121381806 gene encoding serine-rich adhesin for platelets-like, giving the protein MKLNKHLAGRAGRERGERAGGESGGRERRKESGESGESGGRERGESGESGGRERGRAGRAGGESGERAGGERGERAGESGESGGRERGERGERAGESGESGERAGRERGEREMLNILYKASVYLQKLTARLILILVYDDSSTTPGTIDAYREIDSDLSVDDSPTTSSTIDRSTSRRFFNHITKLTVRLILIFVYDDSSTISGTIDAYREIDSDLSVDDSPTTSGTIDAYREIDSDLSTLTVRLILIFVYDDSSTTSGTTDAYREIDSDLSVDDSSTTSGTIDAYREIDSDLSVDDSSTTSGTIDAYREIDSDLSVDDSSTTSGTIDAYREIDSDLSVDDSSTTSSTIDAYREIDSDLSVDDSPTTYGTIETYREIDSDLGVDDSSTRLGTIETYREIDSDLGDDSSTTSEIDSSTTSGTIDAYREIDSDLSVDDSSTTSIETYREIDSDLGVDDSSTTSVYDDSSTTSGTIDAYREIDSDLSVDDSSTTSGTIETYREIDSDLGVDDSSTTYGTIETYREIDSDLGVRRFFNHIGYYRRLPVDDSPTTSGTIDAYREIDSDLSV; this is encoded by the exons ATGAAGTTGAACAAACACCTG GCGGGGAGAGCGGGGAGAGAGCGGGGGGAGAGAGCGGGGGGAGAGAGCGGGGGGAGAGAGCGGAGGAAAGAGAGCGGGGAGAGCGGGGAGAGCGGGGGTAGAGAGCGGGGAGAGAGCGGGGAGAGCGGGGGGAGAGAGCGGGGGAGAGCGGGGAGAGCGGGGGGAGAGAGCGGGGAGAGAGCGGGGGGAGAGCGGGGGGAGAGAGCGGGGGAGAGCGGGGAGAGCGGGGGGAGAGAGCGGGGAGAGCGGGGGGAGAGAGCGGGGGAGAGCGGGGAGAGCGGGGAGAGAGCGGGGAGAGAGCGGGGAGAGCGGGAAATGTTGAACATACTCTACAAGGCAAGTGTTTATCTTCAG AAGCTTACCGCGAGATTGATTCTGATCTTAGTGTATGACGATTCTTCAACCACACCGGGTACTATAGACGCTTACCGTGAGATTGATTCTGATCTTAGTGTAGACGATTCTCCAACCACATCGAGTACTATAGACCGGAGTACTAGTAGACGATTCTTCAACCACATTACC AAGCTTACCGTGAGATTGATTCTGATCTTTGTGTATGACGATTCTTCAACCATATCGGGTACTATAGACGCTTACCGTGAGATTGATTCTGATCTTAGTGTAGACGATTCTCCAACCACATCGGGTACTATAGATGCTTACCGTGAGATTGATTCTGATCTTAGT ACGCTTACCGTGAGATTGATTCTGATCTTTGTGTATGACGATTCTTCAACCACATCGGGTACTACAGACGCTTACCGTGAGATTGATTCTGATCTTAGTGTAGACGATTCTTCAACCACATCGGGTACTATAGACGCTTACCGTGAGATTGATTCTGATCTTAGTGTAGACGATTCTTCAACCACATCGGGTACTATAGACGCTTACCGTGAGATAGATTCTGATCTTAGTGTAGACGATTCTTCAACCACATCGGGTACTATAGACGCTTACCGTGAGATTGATTCTGATCTTAGTGTAGACGATTCTTCAACCACATCGAGTACTATAGACGCTTACCGTGAGATTGATTCTGATCTTAGTGTAGACGATTCTCCAACCACATATGGTACTATAGAAACCTACCGTGAGATTGATTCTGATCTTGGTGTAGACGATTCTTCAACCAGATTGGGTACTATAGAAACCTACCGTGAGATTGATTCTGATCTTGGTGACGATTCTTCAACCACATCGG AGATTGATTCTTCAACCACATCGGGTACTATAGACGCTTACCGTGAGATTGATTCTGATCTTAGTGTAGACGATTCTTCAACCACATCTATAGAAACCTACCGTGAGATTGATTCTGATCTTGGTGTAGACGATTCTTCAACCACATCGG TGTATGACGATTCTTCAACCACATCGGGTACTATAGACGCTTACCGTGAGATTGATTCTGATCTTAGTGTAGACGATTCTTCAACCACATCTGGTACTATAGAAACCTACCGTGAGATTGATTCTGATCTTGGTGTAGACGATTCTTCAACCACATATGGTACTATAGAAACCTACCGTGAGATTGATTCTGATCTTGGTGTAAGACGATTCTTCAACCACATCGGGTACTATAGACGCTTACC TGTAGACGATTCTCCAACCACATCGGGTACTATAGATGCTTACCGTGAGATTGATTCTGATCTTAGTGTATGA
- the LOC121381807 gene encoding uncharacterized protein LOC121381807: MYGVPVKMTMEVDIDDATFANITSTDDWPYAIARDCYAIHYNGNPYCGGPRGTFTVNTTNTGLVVKSTVTWKIFGWKSYQIIDRMPGDSVINLNCGGWPGGCAPGGPLLLELNPNEDLPEESASYAKC, translated from the exons atgtatggagtacctgtaaaaatg aCGATGGAAGTGGATATTGACGACGCCACGTTCGCAAACATCACGAGTACGGATGACTGGCCGTATGCAATAGCCAGGGATTGCTATGCAATTCACTATAACGGAAACCCCTACTGTGGCGGGCCTAGGGGAACGTTCACGGTCAATACAACAAacacaggtcttgttgtcaAGTCGACG GTGACCTGGAAAATATTTGGTTGGAAATCCTATCAGATCATTGATCGCATGCCTGGTGATTCGGTCATCAACCTGAACTGTGGAGGCTGGCCTGGAGGCTGTGCGCCAGGCGGACCTCTACTGCTAGAACTCAACCCAAACGAAG ATTTACCAGAGGAGAGCGCATCGTATGCCAAGTGCTGA